The following are encoded together in the Variovorax sp. PBS-H4 genome:
- a CDS encoding contact-dependent growth inhibition system immunity protein, translating into MTEPIHQKWASAYFNGDYYFVVTNSGYRGCARDPSGHEVHLVGSATDEQLGEGVLKALSGSRFLKMEEIDEFFSLKEIMSNYENWVASLLKRYKYKTRRALFKNMMLCNITVVAETMEIGPTRHEKLEAWGQERDDEIEQVLLSADSSAQEIGKALRTAFDRCE; encoded by the coding sequence ATGACTGAACCAATACATCAAAAATGGGCTTCTGCCTATTTCAATGGGGATTATTACTTCGTCGTGACTAACTCGGGGTACAGAGGTTGTGCTCGCGATCCAAGTGGACACGAAGTTCATTTGGTAGGCAGTGCTACGGATGAACAGCTTGGTGAAGGCGTACTCAAAGCCCTCTCTGGGAGTCGTTTTCTCAAAATGGAAGAAATCGATGAGTTCTTCAGCTTAAAAGAAATCATGTCAAATTATGAGAATTGGGTGGCATCGCTCTTGAAGCGATATAAATACAAGACAAGGCGAGCATTATTCAAAAACATGATGCTTTGCAATATTACTGTGGTAGCTGAGACTATGGAGATTGGGCCTACGCGGCACGAAAAATTGGAGGCGTGGGGACAGGAGAGAGATGATGAGATTGAGCAAGTTCTTCTCTCGGCCGACAGTTCTGCCCAGGAAATAGGAAAAGCTTTGCGAACAGCCTTCGACCGATGTGAGTAG
- a CDS encoding glycosyltransferase family 2 protein, producing MTEAPAYDTAWPALRIAAVIPCYNEALAIAQVVDEFRAVLPHIEIHVFDNASTDGTADAARAAGAQVTHVALRGKGNVARRMFADVEADIYVMADGDATYDLGELRRLVDTLVQGNLDMVVGSRVDDGEDAQIYRTGHRFGNRLLTGAVAALFGGRLTDMLSGLRVFSRRYAKSFPAVSEGFEIETELTVHALELRMPFAELPVRYRSRLEGSHSKLSTYRDGWRILKTICKLFVSERPLLFFSSIATVLALGSIVAAVPLALTYLATGLVPRLPTAVLLTGTMLTAMLAFVCGIVLHAVTMGRQEAKRLRYLAIPGVRHRGSMERS from the coding sequence ATGACCGAAGCACCTGCCTACGACACTGCCTGGCCTGCGCTGCGCATCGCCGCGGTGATCCCTTGCTACAACGAGGCGCTCGCCATTGCGCAGGTGGTGGACGAGTTCCGCGCCGTGCTGCCTCACATCGAGATCCACGTGTTCGACAACGCTTCCACCGACGGCACCGCGGACGCGGCGCGGGCCGCCGGCGCCCAGGTCACGCATGTGGCCCTGCGCGGCAAGGGCAATGTTGCCCGGCGCATGTTCGCGGACGTGGAAGCCGACATCTATGTCATGGCCGACGGCGACGCCACCTATGACCTGGGCGAGCTGCGCCGCCTGGTCGACACGCTGGTGCAAGGCAACCTCGACATGGTGGTCGGCTCGCGCGTCGATGACGGCGAGGACGCCCAGATCTACCGCACCGGCCATCGTTTCGGCAACCGGCTGCTCACCGGCGCGGTGGCGGCGCTTTTCGGCGGCCGGCTGACCGACATGCTCTCCGGCCTTCGCGTGTTCTCGCGGCGCTATGCCAAGTCCTTTCCCGCGGTCTCCGAAGGCTTCGAGATCGAGACCGAGCTCACGGTGCACGCGCTGGAGCTGCGCATGCCCTTCGCCGAGCTGCCCGTGCGCTACCGCTCGCGGCTCGAGGGCTCGCACAGCAAGCTGTCCACCTACCGGGACGGCTGGCGCATCCTCAAGACCATCTGCAAGCTGTTCGTGAGCGAAAGGCCGCTGCTGTTCTTCTCGAGCATCGCGACCGTGCTTGCGCTGGGCTCGATCGTGGCGGCCGTGCCGCTGGCACTGACCTACCTCGCAACCGGCCTGGTGCCGCGCCTGCCCACTGCGGTGCTGCTGACCGGCACCATGCTGACTGCCATGCTGGCCTTCGTCTGCGGCATCGTGCTGCATGCCGTGACCATGGGTCGCCAGGAGGCCAAGCGCCTGCGCTACCTCGCCATTCCGGGCGTGCGGCATCGCGGGTCCATGGAGCGTTCCTGA
- a CDS encoding DNA/RNA non-specific endonuclease, translated as MGAAIGELAAEGYGRRDDTVQFAALMSGLAVAITGGDASQINLASQAGSNAAANNFLAHEENQARKKAIVACDRGDQLACAERDAWNAKDKARDEKLRAACYADGASKLCSDWIGFAKAAEATYRSTPDNAALRDEIRFGLYSDAAERTEIQRLINSTPHASPMGPAGEAVFRSLASLALDLTPVVGDIKGFVEAETPFDYTLALVGALGPAGDAAKALIKEAKALLDVGDAAGAASKLTQAQGSIRASVGTKGAWDTALNGQLKPSAVYELSNGHKYITDASGRVEKVEGTLSLNAMDRNGYQQCATGKCGAAKDEGGHLIAASLGGAGDKINIVPQASTLNRGDWRAMENEFRNALKEGKTVTVKIEVGYPTSGVRPSSFFVTAHIDGIVKRFPFTQ; from the coding sequence TTGGGTGCTGCCATCGGCGAACTGGCGGCTGAAGGCTACGGCCGAAGAGACGACACGGTGCAGTTCGCTGCCCTCATGAGCGGGCTGGCTGTGGCCATCACCGGCGGGGATGCCAGCCAGATCAATCTCGCCAGCCAGGCGGGGAGCAATGCGGCGGCGAACAATTTTTTGGCTCACGAGGAAAACCAAGCCAGAAAGAAGGCCATCGTTGCTTGCGATCGCGGAGATCAGCTCGCCTGTGCAGAGCGCGATGCGTGGAATGCCAAGGACAAGGCGCGCGACGAGAAGCTGCGTGCGGCGTGCTACGCCGATGGTGCGAGCAAGCTCTGCAGCGACTGGATCGGCTTTGCGAAGGCCGCAGAGGCCACGTACCGAAGCACCCCCGACAACGCTGCGCTGCGCGACGAGATTCGCTTCGGCCTGTACTCGGACGCGGCCGAGCGCACCGAGATCCAGCGCCTGATCAACAGCACGCCTCACGCCTCACCGATGGGCCCTGCGGGCGAAGCGGTCTTCAGATCGCTGGCCAGCCTCGCCCTGGATCTCACGCCGGTCGTTGGCGACATCAAGGGCTTTGTCGAGGCTGAAACGCCCTTCGACTACACCTTGGCCTTGGTCGGGGCGCTGGGGCCCGCCGGCGATGCGGCCAAGGCGCTGATCAAGGAGGCCAAGGCGCTGCTGGACGTGGGCGATGCCGCAGGGGCAGCATCCAAGCTGACGCAAGCGCAAGGCTCCATCCGGGCCAGTGTCGGCACCAAGGGCGCGTGGGACACGGCCTTGAACGGTCAGCTCAAGCCCAGCGCCGTCTACGAACTGAGCAATGGCCACAAGTACATCACGGACGCGTCCGGCCGGGTGGAGAAGGTCGAGGGCACGTTGTCGTTGAACGCGATGGATCGCAATGGCTACCAGCAGTGCGCGACGGGGAAATGCGGTGCGGCCAAGGATGAAGGTGGGCACCTGATTGCCGCCAGTTTGGGAGGCGCGGGTGACAAAATCAACATCGTGCCGCAGGCTTCCACGCTCAATAGAGGCGACTGGCGAGCGATGGAGAACGAGTTCAGGAACGCACTCAAGGAAGGGAAGACTGTGACGGTGAAGATTGAGGTGGGGTATCCGACAAGCGGGGTCAGACCGAGCTCGTTTTTTGTGACGGCCCACATTGATGGCATCGTTAAACGTTTTCCTTTCACGCAGTAG
- a CDS encoding GtrA family protein — protein sequence MKAGREFLLFAVAGAIGFGVDVCVLYLAAPLLGWYMARVLSFVAAATATWALNRRYAFGARPSEASLAREYLGYLLTMVGGAVLNYSVYVLVLHAFSGVWVPALGVALGSCAGLALNFLGARQLVFKSRRGH from the coding sequence ATGAAGGCGGGCCGCGAGTTCCTGCTGTTCGCGGTCGCCGGCGCGATTGGTTTCGGCGTCGACGTTTGTGTGCTCTACCTTGCGGCACCACTGCTGGGCTGGTACATGGCGCGGGTGCTGTCCTTCGTCGCGGCAGCGACCGCCACCTGGGCCCTCAACCGGCGCTACGCCTTCGGCGCGCGCCCCTCGGAAGCTTCGCTGGCGCGCGAGTACCTTGGCTACCTGCTGACCATGGTCGGCGGCGCAGTGCTGAACTACAGCGTCTACGTACTCGTGCTGCATGCCTTCAGCGGGGTGTGGGTGCCGGCGCTCGGCGTGGCGCTGGGCAGCTGCGCGGGCTTGGCGCTCAACTTCCTAGGCGCACGGCAGCTGGTCTTCAAATCGCGGCGGGGGCACTGA
- a CDS encoding FHA domain-containing protein: MQGARFIRSIRMPEGEVRIGRWSGNEVVLSSPKVSRIHALLSCRSGSAAIKDARSTNGTFVNGERIDSISVIDGDRLQLADVELLFCRMDDPAAELAQARPAPGPDARATVAGALVAAASPTANEPAPFPPSPRARRAESVGEGVAFSLPMRGRDVSALITYDALASHFGAYAFGEDGASRALDAYEANHLAIHVAATYRYQQLPLEPVVLRARDF, from the coding sequence ATGCAAGGTGCTCGCTTCATCCGAAGCATCCGGATGCCCGAAGGGGAGGTCCGGATCGGGCGGTGGAGCGGCAACGAAGTCGTTCTTTCCAGTCCAAAGGTCAGCCGGATCCACGCGCTCCTGAGCTGTCGCAGCGGGTCTGCGGCGATCAAGGATGCGCGCAGCACCAACGGAACCTTCGTCAACGGGGAGCGCATTGATTCCATTTCCGTGATCGACGGCGACCGGTTGCAGCTCGCCGACGTCGAGCTCCTGTTCTGCCGCATGGACGATCCGGCCGCGGAGCTCGCGCAAGCTCGTCCGGCCCCGGGTCCCGATGCGCGCGCCACGGTCGCCGGGGCATTGGTCGCCGCCGCATCGCCGACAGCGAATGAGCCCGCGCCGTTCCCGCCGTCGCCTCGGGCCCGGCGCGCCGAGTCGGTCGGAGAGGGCGTCGCGTTCTCTCTCCCGATGCGAGGGCGCGACGTGTCGGCACTGATCACCTACGACGCCTTGGCCTCCCACTTCGGCGCTTACGCCTTCGGCGAGGACGGCGCCAGTCGCGCGCTCGACGCCTACGAGGCCAATCATCTCGCCATCCATGTGGCAGCGACCTACCGATACCAGCAACTTCCGCTGGAGCCGGTCGTGCTGCGGGCGCGGGATTTTTAA